A single Spirochaetota bacterium DNA region contains:
- a CDS encoding phosphotransferase has product MKNSVKKLTIAALGAPIAIGRSAEIFAWKEGLVLKLFFKEIPGADIATEFKNTQEANALGGCPMICHEKVSVEGRTGIVLDRIDGISLTKTPDKNPLLFFSVSKSLAELHAGLHGRKTKKLRDIREIALDMLDTKPLAFLSRDERRKVKGIINALPDGSSLLHMDFHPENVIVRGGEKIIIDWMTAARGNPAADVAYSNFLMRDAELFPGTSRLKLIFYGIVRTYILRGYLKHYMRLTGMTMQEVDRWRLPIIMMRLGFWDIASEKDALVREIKEIIGR; this is encoded by the coding sequence ATGAAAAACAGCGTAAAAAAGCTTACCATAGCCGCGCTCGGCGCGCCCATAGCCATAGGCCGCTCCGCGGAGATCTTCGCCTGGAAGGAGGGGCTCGTGCTGAAGCTCTTCTTCAAGGAGATTCCGGGGGCCGATATCGCCACCGAGTTTAAAAACACGCAAGAGGCCAACGCGCTGGGCGGGTGCCCTATGATCTGCCACGAGAAGGTCTCCGTCGAGGGGCGTACCGGCATCGTCCTCGACCGTATCGATGGCATCTCGCTTACGAAGACACCGGACAAAAACCCGCTGCTCTTTTTCAGCGTCTCGAAGTCACTGGCGGAGCTGCACGCGGGTCTCCACGGGCGGAAGACGAAGAAGCTCAGGGACATCCGGGAGATCGCCCTTGATATGCTCGATACGAAGCCCCTGGCGTTCCTGTCGAGGGACGAGCGCCGGAAGGTGAAGGGCATTATCAACGCCCTCCCCGATGGATCATCCCTCCTCCACATGGACTTCCACCCGGAGAACGTCATCGTGCGCGGCGGCGAAAAAATCATCATCGACTGGATGACCGCTGCCAGGGGAAACCCGGCCGCCGACGTCGCCTATTCGAACTTCCTGATGCGCGACGCGGAGCTCTTTCCCGGGACGTCCCGACTGAAGCTGATCTTCTACGGGATCGTGCGCACCTATATCCTCAGGGGCTACCTGAAGCATTACATGAGGCTCACCGGAATGACCATGCAAGAGGTCGACCGCTGGCGGCTTCCCATCATCATGATGCGGCTTGGGTTCTGGGACATCGCGAGCGAGAAGGACGCCCTCGTGCGCGAAATTAAAGAGATCATCGGACGATAG
- a CDS encoding glycerol-3-phosphate dehydrogenase/oxidase, with product MKTLSLARFTEDYDGRHFDLLIIGGGITGAALAYEASSRGLATALVEKDDFGGATSAATGKLIHGGLRYLQQFEIGLVRESLRERRILSNIAPNLVYPFPIVLPKPGLLVRAGLLFYDILSLDRRWTWDRSKRIPGHRMLSADEARGAIPGGDTDRALLYYDCLCLSPERLTLYFIKSAAAHGALVANYVESENLIIEGNRVRGAVVRDRITGNTMKITASVTVNATGPWTQALLNRTERTRTPLPKKRSEGIYLVTKKITDKMVLYVGAHGHYSFAPWRGHSLIGPTEKSYYGPVDEWKVTRESIDEFLDVINRTAALPVKLARKDVLYAYGGLRPLVETQAEDTYTASRRSDLYDHAKDGVEGLITAAGGKYTTSREFAAQIFRHVAKKAGRPAGRPVSHARFLYGCSLPDIEGFVADAAKKHADFGANTVEYLVRHYGTEYEAVLAIARTSKDLARPLNDDGEIPAQALFALRHESARSLSDIFLRRTGLGTLGNPGEKTIAAISRLAVRELGWSKKITAQETAALKRLIDVPK from the coding sequence ATGAAAACCCTTTCACTGGCAAGGTTCACCGAGGACTACGACGGAAGGCACTTCGACCTGCTCATAATCGGCGGCGGGATCACCGGCGCCGCACTGGCCTACGAGGCATCGAGCCGCGGGCTTGCGACGGCGCTGGTGGAAAAGGACGATTTCGGCGGCGCGACGTCGGCGGCGACGGGCAAGCTCATCCACGGCGGGCTCCGGTACCTGCAGCAGTTCGAGATCGGCCTGGTGCGCGAGTCCCTGCGCGAGCGGCGCATACTCTCGAACATCGCGCCCAACCTGGTGTACCCGTTCCCCATCGTGCTGCCGAAACCGGGCCTGCTGGTCCGGGCCGGTCTCCTTTTCTACGACATCCTCTCCCTGGACCGCCGGTGGACCTGGGACAGGAGCAAGCGCATTCCGGGCCATCGAATGCTCTCCGCGGACGAGGCCCGCGGCGCCATCCCGGGGGGCGATACCGACAGGGCCCTTCTCTACTATGATTGCCTCTGCCTGAGCCCCGAGCGCCTGACGCTGTACTTCATCAAGTCCGCCGCGGCCCACGGCGCCCTGGTCGCCAACTATGTCGAGTCCGAGAATCTCATCATCGAGGGAAACCGCGTGCGCGGAGCCGTTGTGCGCGATCGCATCACCGGCAACACTATGAAGATCACCGCATCGGTCACGGTGAACGCCACGGGTCCCTGGACCCAGGCCCTCCTGAACCGCACGGAGCGCACGCGGACGCCCCTTCCGAAAAAACGCTCGGAGGGCATTTACCTGGTCACGAAAAAGATCACCGACAAAATGGTGCTTTACGTGGGCGCGCACGGGCACTACAGCTTCGCCCCCTGGCGCGGCCACAGCCTTATCGGACCCACGGAGAAGTCGTATTACGGGCCCGTTGACGAGTGGAAGGTCACCCGGGAGAGCATCGACGAATTCCTCGATGTCATCAACCGTACGGCGGCGCTGCCGGTGAAACTCGCGAGGAAGGACGTGCTCTACGCCTACGGAGGCCTGCGCCCCCTGGTGGAGACCCAGGCCGAGGACACCTATACCGCGTCCCGGCGCTCGGACCTCTACGATCACGCGAAGGACGGCGTGGAGGGACTCATCACCGCGGCCGGGGGCAAGTACACGACGAGCCGCGAATTCGCTGCGCAGATATTCAGGCACGTGGCGAAAAAAGCCGGCAGGCCCGCCGGGCGCCCCGTCTCGCACGCGCGCTTCCTCTACGGATGCTCACTACCGGACATCGAGGGCTTCGTGGCGGACGCCGCGAAGAAGCACGCCGATTTCGGGGCGAACACGGTGGAATACCTGGTGCGCCATTACGGCACCGAGTACGAGGCGGTACTCGCCATCGCCCGCACGTCGAAGGACCTGGCCCGTCCGCTCAACGACGACGGCGAGATCCCGGCCCAGGCCCTCTTCGCGCTGCGCCACGAGTCCGCCCGTTCCCTGTCCGATATTTTCTTACGCAGGACGGGCCTGGGCACATTGGGAAACCCCGGCGAAAAGACGATCGCCGCGATAAGCCGGCTCGCCGTGCGCGAGCTTGGATGGTCCAAGAAAATAACCGCGCAGGAGACGGCAGCCCTGAAGCGCCTGATCGATGTTCCGAAATAG